A window of the Bufo gargarizans isolate SCDJY-AF-19 chromosome 1, ASM1485885v1, whole genome shotgun sequence genome harbors these coding sequences:
- the KLHL22 gene encoding kelch-like protein 22: MAEDHEDVKPNHVPKKQLIPQNTIYRSTQHSETLLNGLVGLRDGGILFDVVLKLEGRCVEAHRILLAASCDYFRGMFAGGLREMDQHEVQIHGITYNAMCKILDFIYTSELELGTNNVQEILAAACQLQISEVISFCCDFLISWVDEENVVEMYKLAELFHLHQLSEELDTFVLRNFITFSRTPIYRQLPLEKVYSLLSSNRLEVGSENEVYEGALLYHYTAEQVETDQVSLSESPKLLETVRFPLMEFPVLQRLHDKLGGCPLKQTVSSALEYHKNEIMQPVLQGPHTQLRSEFNCVVGFGGMYSTPFTVLSDQAKYLNSLIGDWRPLTAPQSPRMSNQGIAVFNNFVYLVGGDNNVRGYRAEARCWRYDPRHNRWFQIRSMQQPRADLSVCVLGKYIYAVAGRDYHDELKEVERYDPYTNTWEYVASLQKQVHAHASSAVDGKMYIACGRRQNTYLKETCCYDPERDQWARVAQGPVRRAWHGMVGLLDKLYVIGGSNDDEGFRQDILEVACYCPKTDHWSLVTPVPAGHGEPGIAVLENKIYVLGGRSHNQGDRMDYVHVYDAEKDLWEEGPQLEDDVSGMAACVVTLPRSVLVDADVWTQEVYMHCMERAQHPADNISEGISGSDWEDLDNSGED, from the exons ATGGCAGAGGACCATGAAGATGTGAAACCTAACCATGTGCCCAAAAAGCAGCTGATTCCACAAAACACTATATATAGGAGTACACAGCACTCAGAAACTCTTCTGAATGGTCTTGTTGGGCTCCGTGACGGAGGTATATTATTTGATGTGGTCCTCAAGCTTGAAGGAAGATGTGTGGAAGCTCATCGGATCCTCTTGGCTGCATCTTGTGATTATTTCAG GGGAATGTTTGCAGGAGGCTTAAGAGAAATGGATCAGCATGAAGTGCAGATCCATGGCATCACTTATAACGCCATGTGTAAGATTCTGGATTTTATCTACACCTCCGAACTGGAACTTGGCACTAACAATGTGCAGGAGATACTTGCAGCAGCTTGCCAGCTTCAG ATATCTGAAGTTATCAGCTTCTGCTGTGACTTTCTTATTTCCTGGGTGGATGAGGAAAATGTTGTGGAGATGTACAAGCTAGCTGAGCTGTTCCACCTGCACCAACTTAGCGAAGAGTTGGATACCTTTGTGCTTagaaattttattacattttcgcGTACTCCAATATACAGACAGCTCCCACTGGAGAAAGTGTACTCTCTGCTAAGCAGTAACCGCCTAGAG GTAGGTTCTGAAAATGAGGTTTATGAGGGGGCTTTGCTGTATCATTACACTGCAGAGCAAGTGGAAACAGACCAGGTGAGCCTGTCGGAGTCTCCAAAGTTATTAGAAACTGTTCGCTTTCCCTTGATGGAGTTCCCAGTGCTACAAAGGTTACACGACAAGTTGGGAGGATGTCCTCTGAAGCAGACCGTATCCAGTGCTTTGGAATATCACAAGAATGAAATCATGCAGCCAGTCCTACAGGGGCCCCATACACAACTGCGTTCCGAGTTCAACTGTGTGGTGGGCTTCGGAGGCATGTATTCTACCCCTTTTACTGTGCTCAGCGATCAAGCCAAATATTTGAATTCTTTGATCGGGGATTGGAGACCACTAACTGCCCCTCAGTCACCGCGCATGTCTAACCAAGGCATTGCTGTATTCAATAACTTTGTCTACTTGGTTGGGGGAGACAACAACGTGAGAGGCTACCGCGCAGAAGCGCGATGCTGGAG ATATGACCCCCGGCATAACCGCTGGTTCCAGATCCGGTCTATGCAGCAGCCTCGGGCTGACCTATCTGTCTGCGTTTTggggaaatatatatatgcagttgCAGGGAGAGATTACCACGATGAGCTTAAGGAGGTGGAAAGGTATGATCCATACACCAACACATGGGAATACGTGGCATCCCTTCAGAAACAG GTGCACGCTCATGCCAGCTCTGCTGTGGATGGTAAAATGTACATCGCTTGTGGCCGGAGGCAGAACACATATTTAAAAGAAACCTGCTGTTATGACCCAGAGAGGGATCAATGGGCACGTGTTGCTCAGGGGCCAGTAAGACGGGCTTGGCATGGTATGGTGGGACTTCTGGATAAACTTTATGTCATCGGAGGAAGCAATGATGATGAGGGCTTTCGGCAGGATATATTGGAG GTGGCCTGTTATTGTCCAAAGACTGACCATTGGTCATTGGTGACTCCAGTTCCAGCAGGTCATGGAGAGCCTGGGATTGCTGTTCTTGAAAATAAAATCTATGTCTTAGGAGGAAGGTCACATAACCAAGGAGATCGTATGGATTACGTACACGTATATGATGCAGAAAAAGACTtatgggaggaaggacctcaacTAGAGGACGACGTTTCAGGCATGGCTGCCTGTGTTGTGACTCTTCCCAGATCTGTTCTAGTTGATGCAGATGTCTGGACACAGGAGGTGTACATGCATTGTATGGAGAGAGCACAGCACCCAGCTGACAATATATCTGAAGGGATCAGTGGTTCAGACTGGGAAGACTTGGATAATTCTGGAGAAGATTGA